Proteins from a single region of Macrotis lagotis isolate mMagLag1 chromosome 2, bilby.v1.9.chrom.fasta, whole genome shotgun sequence:
- the ACHE gene encoding acetylcholinesterase isoform X1: protein MGGGVGAPAAPVGGCVPEAGGGEEAAAAVRAGLACVGEAPPPPAPGLPGPGTSMAIRLSLLLLHSPSPPLLLLLFLFGRWVEAETIEDPDLLVTVKEGKLRGIHLSAPGGPVTAFLGIPFAEPPVGPRRFLPPEPKRAWNGVLDATSFQHVCYQYVDNLYPGFQGSEMWNPNRELSEDCLYLNVWTPSPRPVVPAPVLVWIYGGGFYSGASSLDVYDGRFLARVEGTVLVSMNYRVGAFGFLALPGSREAPGNMGLLDQRLAMQWVQDNIAAFGGDPKSVTLFGESAGAASVGMHLLSPPSRGLFHRAVLQSGTPNGPWATVGAGEARRRATLLARLVGCPTGSNDTELIVCLRTRPAQDLVDQEWQVLPQQSVFRFSFVPVVDGDFLSDTPEALINAGDFHGLQVLVGVVQDEGSYFLVYGAPGFSKDNESLINRAQFLAGVQVGVPQASELAAEAVVLHYTDWLHPDDPARLREALGDVVGDHNVVCPVAQLAGGLAAQGARVYAYVFDHRASTLSWPLWMGVPHGYEIEFIFGLPLEPTLNYTGPERILARRLMRYWANFARTGDPNEPREREAPRWPPYTSGAQQYVSLNLRPLEVRRGLRAQACAFWNRFLPKLLSATDSLDEAERQWKAEFHRWSSYMVHWKNQFDHYSKQERCSDL from the exons ATGGGCGGGGGAGTCGGAGCCCCAGCGGCCCCTGTGGGGGGGTGTGTGCCAGAGGCTGGGGGCggggaggaggcggcggcggctgTCAGAGCCGGCTTAGCCTGCGTTGGGGAAGCTCCTCCGCCTCCTGCTCCCGGCCTGCCCGGCCCAG GCACCAGTATGGCTATTCGACTCTCTCTACTGCTTCTTCATAGTCCTTCCCcacctcttcttctcctcctcttcctcttcggCAGGTGGGTAGAAGCTGAAACTATTGAGGATCCTGACCTGCTGGTGACAGTAAAAGAGGGCAAGCTTCGTGGAATTCACCTCAGTGCCCCAGGAGGCCCTGTTACTGCTTTTCTGGGTATCCCCTTTGCTGAGCCCCCAGTAGGACCTAGGAGATTCTTGCCTCCAGAACCCAAACGGGCATGGAATGGGGTCTTGGATGCCACATCCTTCCAGCATGTCTGCTACCAATACGTGGACAACCTGTATCCAGGTTTCCAAGGGTCTGAAATGTGGAATCCTAACCGGGAGCTAAGTGAGGATTGCCTATATCTCAATGTGTGGACACCTTCCCCCCGACCAGTGGTTCCAGCACCAGTCCTGGTCTGGATCTATGGAGGTGGCTTTTACAGCGGGGCTTCCTCCCTTGATGTTTATGATGGACGATTCCTGGCCAGGGTTGAGGGCACTGTGCTTGTTTCCATGAATTACCGAGTTGGTGCCTTTGGCTTTTTGGCATTACCAGGGAGCCGGGAGGCACCAGGCAACATGGGGCTGCTGGACCAGCGTCTAGCAATGCAATGGGTACAGGACAATATAGCAGCCTTTGGAGGGGACCCAAAGTCAGTGACACTCTTTGGGGAAAGTGCTGGAGCTGCCTCTGTAGGCATGCACCTGCTTTCACCCCCAAGTCGTGGATTATTCCATCGGGCAGTGCTGCAGAGTGGGACTCCCAATGGACCCTGGGCCACTGTAGGGGCAGGTGAGGCTCGTAGACGGGCCACCTTGCTGGCTAGGTTAGTGGGCTGTCCCACCGGCAGCAATGACACTGAGCTGATAGTCTGCCTGAGGACCCGTCCAGCTCAGGACCTTGTGGATCAGGAATGGCAGGTGCTGCCCCAACAGAGTGTCTTCCGTTTCTCTTTCGTTCCTGTTGTGGATGGAGACTTCCTCAGTGATACTCCTGAGGCCCTCATCAATGCTGGGGACTTTCATGGCCTGCAG GTGCTGGTAGGTGTAGTACAGGATGAGGGCTCCTATTTCCTGGTCTATGGGGCCCCTGGTTTCAGCAAGGATAATGAGTCTCTGATCAATCGGGCCCAATTCCTGGCTGGAGTGCAGGTTGGGGTTCCTCAAGCAAGTGAGCTGGCAGCAGAGGCTGTGGTTCTGCACTACACAGACTGGCTACACCCTGATGACCCTGCACGGCTTCGAGAGGCCTTGGGTGATGTTGTGGGTGACCATAATGTGGTATGTCCTGTGGCCCAACTAGCTGGAGGACTTGCTGCACAAGGTGCCCGTGTTTATGCCTATGTATTTGACCATCGAGCCTCTACATTGTCCTGGCCTCTCTGGATGGGTGTCCCCCATGGATATGAGATTGAATTTATCTTTGGCCTTCCCCTTGAACCAACACTCAACTACACTGGCCCTGAGAGAATTCTTGCCCGACGCCTGATGAGATATTGGGCCAACTTTGCCCGTACAGG CGATCCCAACGAGCCCCGGGAGCGTGAAGCCCCGCGCTGGCCCCCCTACACATCGGGGGCTCAGCAGTACGTAAGCCTCAACTTGCGGCCGCTGGAAGTACGGCGAGGGCTACGCGCGCAGGCCTGCGCCTTCTGGAACCGATTTCTGCCGAAGCTGCTCAGCGCCACCG ATAGCCTGGATGAGGCGGAACGCCAGTGGAAGGCGGAGTTCCACCGCTGGAGCTCCTACATGGTGCACTGGAAGAACCAGTTCGACCATTACAGCAAACAAGAGCGCTGCTCCGACCTGTGA
- the ACHE gene encoding acetylcholinesterase isoform X3, which translates to MSAFIPLPWVSSVLSFESSLRPQGTSMAIRLSLLLLHSPSPPLLLLLFLFGRWVEAETIEDPDLLVTVKEGKLRGIHLSAPGGPVTAFLGIPFAEPPVGPRRFLPPEPKRAWNGVLDATSFQHVCYQYVDNLYPGFQGSEMWNPNRELSEDCLYLNVWTPSPRPVVPAPVLVWIYGGGFYSGASSLDVYDGRFLARVEGTVLVSMNYRVGAFGFLALPGSREAPGNMGLLDQRLAMQWVQDNIAAFGGDPKSVTLFGESAGAASVGMHLLSPPSRGLFHRAVLQSGTPNGPWATVGAGEARRRATLLARLVGCPTGSNDTELIVCLRTRPAQDLVDQEWQVLPQQSVFRFSFVPVVDGDFLSDTPEALINAGDFHGLQVLVGVVQDEGSYFLVYGAPGFSKDNESLINRAQFLAGVQVGVPQASELAAEAVVLHYTDWLHPDDPARLREALGDVVGDHNVVCPVAQLAGGLAAQGARVYAYVFDHRASTLSWPLWMGVPHGYEIEFIFGLPLEPTLNYTGPERILARRLMRYWANFARTGDPNEPREREAPRWPPYTSGAQQYVSLNLRPLEVRRGLRAQACAFWNRFLPKLLSATESRHF; encoded by the exons ATGTCCGCCTTTATCCCTCTTCCATGGGTTTCCTCAGTCCTGTCTTTCGAGAGTTCACTCCGCCCTCAAG GCACCAGTATGGCTATTCGACTCTCTCTACTGCTTCTTCATAGTCCTTCCCcacctcttcttctcctcctcttcctcttcggCAGGTGGGTAGAAGCTGAAACTATTGAGGATCCTGACCTGCTGGTGACAGTAAAAGAGGGCAAGCTTCGTGGAATTCACCTCAGTGCCCCAGGAGGCCCTGTTACTGCTTTTCTGGGTATCCCCTTTGCTGAGCCCCCAGTAGGACCTAGGAGATTCTTGCCTCCAGAACCCAAACGGGCATGGAATGGGGTCTTGGATGCCACATCCTTCCAGCATGTCTGCTACCAATACGTGGACAACCTGTATCCAGGTTTCCAAGGGTCTGAAATGTGGAATCCTAACCGGGAGCTAAGTGAGGATTGCCTATATCTCAATGTGTGGACACCTTCCCCCCGACCAGTGGTTCCAGCACCAGTCCTGGTCTGGATCTATGGAGGTGGCTTTTACAGCGGGGCTTCCTCCCTTGATGTTTATGATGGACGATTCCTGGCCAGGGTTGAGGGCACTGTGCTTGTTTCCATGAATTACCGAGTTGGTGCCTTTGGCTTTTTGGCATTACCAGGGAGCCGGGAGGCACCAGGCAACATGGGGCTGCTGGACCAGCGTCTAGCAATGCAATGGGTACAGGACAATATAGCAGCCTTTGGAGGGGACCCAAAGTCAGTGACACTCTTTGGGGAAAGTGCTGGAGCTGCCTCTGTAGGCATGCACCTGCTTTCACCCCCAAGTCGTGGATTATTCCATCGGGCAGTGCTGCAGAGTGGGACTCCCAATGGACCCTGGGCCACTGTAGGGGCAGGTGAGGCTCGTAGACGGGCCACCTTGCTGGCTAGGTTAGTGGGCTGTCCCACCGGCAGCAATGACACTGAGCTGATAGTCTGCCTGAGGACCCGTCCAGCTCAGGACCTTGTGGATCAGGAATGGCAGGTGCTGCCCCAACAGAGTGTCTTCCGTTTCTCTTTCGTTCCTGTTGTGGATGGAGACTTCCTCAGTGATACTCCTGAGGCCCTCATCAATGCTGGGGACTTTCATGGCCTGCAG GTGCTGGTAGGTGTAGTACAGGATGAGGGCTCCTATTTCCTGGTCTATGGGGCCCCTGGTTTCAGCAAGGATAATGAGTCTCTGATCAATCGGGCCCAATTCCTGGCTGGAGTGCAGGTTGGGGTTCCTCAAGCAAGTGAGCTGGCAGCAGAGGCTGTGGTTCTGCACTACACAGACTGGCTACACCCTGATGACCCTGCACGGCTTCGAGAGGCCTTGGGTGATGTTGTGGGTGACCATAATGTGGTATGTCCTGTGGCCCAACTAGCTGGAGGACTTGCTGCACAAGGTGCCCGTGTTTATGCCTATGTATTTGACCATCGAGCCTCTACATTGTCCTGGCCTCTCTGGATGGGTGTCCCCCATGGATATGAGATTGAATTTATCTTTGGCCTTCCCCTTGAACCAACACTCAACTACACTGGCCCTGAGAGAATTCTTGCCCGACGCCTGATGAGATATTGGGCCAACTTTGCCCGTACAGG CGATCCCAACGAGCCCCGGGAGCGTGAAGCCCCGCGCTGGCCCCCCTACACATCGGGGGCTCAGCAGTACGTAAGCCTCAACTTGCGGCCGCTGGAAGTACGGCGAGGGCTACGCGCGCAGGCCTGCGCCTTCTGGAACCGATTTCTGCCGAAGCTGCTCAGCGCCACCG AGTCACGTCACTTTTAG
- the ACHE gene encoding acetylcholinesterase isoform X2, translated as MSAFIPLPWVSSVLSFESSLRPQGTSMAIRLSLLLLHSPSPPLLLLLFLFGRWVEAETIEDPDLLVTVKEGKLRGIHLSAPGGPVTAFLGIPFAEPPVGPRRFLPPEPKRAWNGVLDATSFQHVCYQYVDNLYPGFQGSEMWNPNRELSEDCLYLNVWTPSPRPVVPAPVLVWIYGGGFYSGASSLDVYDGRFLARVEGTVLVSMNYRVGAFGFLALPGSREAPGNMGLLDQRLAMQWVQDNIAAFGGDPKSVTLFGESAGAASVGMHLLSPPSRGLFHRAVLQSGTPNGPWATVGAGEARRRATLLARLVGCPTGSNDTELIVCLRTRPAQDLVDQEWQVLPQQSVFRFSFVPVVDGDFLSDTPEALINAGDFHGLQVLVGVVQDEGSYFLVYGAPGFSKDNESLINRAQFLAGVQVGVPQASELAAEAVVLHYTDWLHPDDPARLREALGDVVGDHNVVCPVAQLAGGLAAQGARVYAYVFDHRASTLSWPLWMGVPHGYEIEFIFGLPLEPTLNYTGPERILARRLMRYWANFARTGDPNEPREREAPRWPPYTSGAQQYVSLNLRPLEVRRGLRAQACAFWNRFLPKLLSATDSLDEAERQWKAEFHRWSSYMVHWKNQFDHYSKQERCSDL; from the exons ATGTCCGCCTTTATCCCTCTTCCATGGGTTTCCTCAGTCCTGTCTTTCGAGAGTTCACTCCGCCCTCAAG GCACCAGTATGGCTATTCGACTCTCTCTACTGCTTCTTCATAGTCCTTCCCcacctcttcttctcctcctcttcctcttcggCAGGTGGGTAGAAGCTGAAACTATTGAGGATCCTGACCTGCTGGTGACAGTAAAAGAGGGCAAGCTTCGTGGAATTCACCTCAGTGCCCCAGGAGGCCCTGTTACTGCTTTTCTGGGTATCCCCTTTGCTGAGCCCCCAGTAGGACCTAGGAGATTCTTGCCTCCAGAACCCAAACGGGCATGGAATGGGGTCTTGGATGCCACATCCTTCCAGCATGTCTGCTACCAATACGTGGACAACCTGTATCCAGGTTTCCAAGGGTCTGAAATGTGGAATCCTAACCGGGAGCTAAGTGAGGATTGCCTATATCTCAATGTGTGGACACCTTCCCCCCGACCAGTGGTTCCAGCACCAGTCCTGGTCTGGATCTATGGAGGTGGCTTTTACAGCGGGGCTTCCTCCCTTGATGTTTATGATGGACGATTCCTGGCCAGGGTTGAGGGCACTGTGCTTGTTTCCATGAATTACCGAGTTGGTGCCTTTGGCTTTTTGGCATTACCAGGGAGCCGGGAGGCACCAGGCAACATGGGGCTGCTGGACCAGCGTCTAGCAATGCAATGGGTACAGGACAATATAGCAGCCTTTGGAGGGGACCCAAAGTCAGTGACACTCTTTGGGGAAAGTGCTGGAGCTGCCTCTGTAGGCATGCACCTGCTTTCACCCCCAAGTCGTGGATTATTCCATCGGGCAGTGCTGCAGAGTGGGACTCCCAATGGACCCTGGGCCACTGTAGGGGCAGGTGAGGCTCGTAGACGGGCCACCTTGCTGGCTAGGTTAGTGGGCTGTCCCACCGGCAGCAATGACACTGAGCTGATAGTCTGCCTGAGGACCCGTCCAGCTCAGGACCTTGTGGATCAGGAATGGCAGGTGCTGCCCCAACAGAGTGTCTTCCGTTTCTCTTTCGTTCCTGTTGTGGATGGAGACTTCCTCAGTGATACTCCTGAGGCCCTCATCAATGCTGGGGACTTTCATGGCCTGCAG GTGCTGGTAGGTGTAGTACAGGATGAGGGCTCCTATTTCCTGGTCTATGGGGCCCCTGGTTTCAGCAAGGATAATGAGTCTCTGATCAATCGGGCCCAATTCCTGGCTGGAGTGCAGGTTGGGGTTCCTCAAGCAAGTGAGCTGGCAGCAGAGGCTGTGGTTCTGCACTACACAGACTGGCTACACCCTGATGACCCTGCACGGCTTCGAGAGGCCTTGGGTGATGTTGTGGGTGACCATAATGTGGTATGTCCTGTGGCCCAACTAGCTGGAGGACTTGCTGCACAAGGTGCCCGTGTTTATGCCTATGTATTTGACCATCGAGCCTCTACATTGTCCTGGCCTCTCTGGATGGGTGTCCCCCATGGATATGAGATTGAATTTATCTTTGGCCTTCCCCTTGAACCAACACTCAACTACACTGGCCCTGAGAGAATTCTTGCCCGACGCCTGATGAGATATTGGGCCAACTTTGCCCGTACAGG CGATCCCAACGAGCCCCGGGAGCGTGAAGCCCCGCGCTGGCCCCCCTACACATCGGGGGCTCAGCAGTACGTAAGCCTCAACTTGCGGCCGCTGGAAGTACGGCGAGGGCTACGCGCGCAGGCCTGCGCCTTCTGGAACCGATTTCTGCCGAAGCTGCTCAGCGCCACCG ATAGCCTGGATGAGGCGGAACGCCAGTGGAAGGCGGAGTTCCACCGCTGGAGCTCCTACATGGTGCACTGGAAGAACCAGTTCGACCATTACAGCAAACAAGAGCGCTGCTCCGACCTGTGA